A window of Cryptomeria japonica chromosome 3, Sugi_1.0, whole genome shotgun sequence contains these coding sequences:
- the LOC131050184 gene encoding ultraviolet-B receptor UVR8, with translation MADRLGSLQELPIHLIQEILSNGQLSAADLARLEASCYAFRESYGFLPSRFKSMPELAAFQSCLADTMFFAMSLASRTELLNRCGSNWKLVLRFLQSVRQAFGSVETPKGNVQVTTGKYHTLLVEDGSLYNCGSSICGVLGHGPEITQCGSLTRLPLGLTVTHVSGSHNHAALVTQSGEVFTWGDNSSFCCGHGEVGCVIFRPTKIEALKGIICKQVATGLSYTVILTKYGQVYTCGSNSHGQLGHGDTLERTTPRKVERFNSLGPVLQIAAGVSHTMAVTEDGTLYTFGSGSNFCLGHGDPRDEFQPRAVQAFKRKNIHVIRVSAGDEHSVALDSNGYVYTWGKGYCGALGHGDEVDKTTPELLTGIKEHRAVQVCARKRKTFVLSDDGLVFAFGWMGFGSLGFVDRGISDKVVSPLVLETLKGYHISQISTGLYHTVAVTNKGLIFGFGDNERAQLGQESLRQCLEPREIKMWDVLEGPDIVLESL, from the exons ATGGCGGATCGGCTGGGTTCTTTGCAAGAATTACCAATCCATCTTATTCAAGAAATTTTGAGCAATGGACAATTAAGTGCTGCAGATTTGGCGAGGTTAGAGGCTTCGTGCTATGCGTTCAGAGAGTCTTATGGGTTTTTGCCGTCTAGATTCAAGTCCATGCCAGAGCTTGCGGCGTTTCAGTCTTGTCTTGCGGACACCATGTTTTTTGCGATGTCGTTGGCATCCAGGACGGAGCTTCTGAATCGATGCGGAAGCAATTGGAAACTTGTCTTGAGGTTTCTGCAATCTGTGCGCCAGGCATTTGGTTCCGTGGAGACTCCAAAAGGCAAT GTCCAAGTTACAACTGGAAAGTATCACACTCTGTTGGTTGAAGATGGTTCACTGTACAATTGTGGTTCAAGCATATGTGGAGTTCTTGGGCATGGGCCAGAAATCACCCAGTGTGGGTCCTTGACTCGGCTTCCATTGGGGTTGACAGTAACTCATGTTTCGGGCTCACATAATCATGCTGCTCTTGTAACCCAGTCTGGAGAG GTGTTTACCTGGGGAGATAATTCTTCATTTTGCTGTGGCCATGGAGAAGTTGGATGTGTCATTTTTAGACCTACGAAAATTGAAGCTCTCAAGGGTATTATTTGCAAACAG gttgctaCAGGTCTCAGTTATACAGTGATTCTTACAAAATATGGGCAAGTTTACACTTGTGGTAGCAACTCACATGGTCAGCTGGGTCATGGGGATACTTTAGAGAGAACTACTCCAAGGAAAGTGGAAAGATTCAATAGTCTTGGTCCAGTGTTGCAAATTGCTGCAGGGGTCAGCCATACAATGGCAGTTACTGAGGATGGAACACTGTATACTTTTGGCTCTGGTTCAAATTTCTGCCTTGGCCATGGTGATCCACGAGATGAGTTCCAACCACGGGCTGTGCAAGCTTTCAAAAGGAAAAACATTCATGTGATTCGTGTATCGGCGGGAGATGAACACTCGGTTGCACTTGATTCAAATGGATAT GTGTATACTTGGGGAAAAGGTTATTGTGGAGCCTTGGGACATGGTGATGAAGTTGATAAGACGACTCCAGAATTATTGACTGGTATCAAGGAGCATAGAGCAGTGCAG GTTTGTGCAAGAAAGAGGAAGACATTTGTTCTTTCAGATGATGGATTGGTATTTGCCTTTGGATGGATGGGTTTTGGAAGCTTGGGATTTGTGGATAGAGGCATTTCAGATAAAGTTGTGAGCCCACTGGTGCTTGAAACTTTAAAGGGTTATCATATTTCTCAAATAAGTACAGGACTTTATCACACAGTTGCAGTTACCAACAAGGGCTTGATTTTTGGTTTTGGAGACAATGAAAGGGCGCAACTAGGCCAAGAGTCATTGCGGCAGTGTCTGGAACCAAGAGAGATCAAGATGTGGGATGTACTGGAGGGGCCTGATATAGTTTTGGAAAGTCTATAA